One genomic region from Candidatus Binatus sp. encodes:
- a CDS encoding dienelactone hydrolase family protein yields MDRDDRGARRTVLENQITRRAFVVGSLAAGFALAVMPVAAETITTDANGLVAGEVRIPVADGEMPAYRAMPATGGPFPTILVVQEVFGVHEHIKDICRRLAKLGYFAVAPALHAREGDVSQLSSIQEILKVVAKVPDKQVASDLDAAVAWAKSTGKADTSRLGITGFCWGGRQVWLYAAHNPAVKAGVAWYGPLQAHGSDASSESPLELVNRLNAPVLGLYGGDDSSIQMAEIEQMRAALKAAGKPSEIVVYPDTPHGFNADYRDSYRPAAAKDGWKRMEAWFKQHGVG; encoded by the coding sequence ATGGATCGAGACGATCGCGGCGCGAGGCGGACGGTGTTGGAAAATCAGATCACGCGGCGGGCATTCGTGGTCGGAAGCCTCGCGGCCGGGTTCGCGCTGGCGGTGATGCCGGTGGCGGCCGAAACGATCACGACTGACGCGAACGGGCTGGTCGCGGGGGAAGTGAGAATCCCGGTGGCGGACGGCGAGATGCCGGCGTATCGCGCGATGCCGGCGACGGGCGGACCGTTTCCGACGATACTGGTGGTGCAGGAAGTCTTCGGGGTTCACGAACATATCAAGGATATCTGCCGGCGGCTCGCGAAGCTGGGCTACTTTGCGGTCGCGCCGGCGCTGCATGCGCGCGAGGGCGACGTATCGCAACTGAGCAGCATCCAGGAAATTTTGAAGGTCGTCGCAAAGGTGCCGGACAAGCAGGTCGCGAGCGATCTCGATGCGGCGGTGGCATGGGCGAAAAGCACTGGCAAGGCCGATACGTCGCGCCTCGGAATCACGGGATTTTGCTGGGGCGGGCGGCAAGTGTGGCTCTATGCGGCGCACAATCCGGCGGTGAAGGCGGGCGTCGCGTGGTACGGGCCGCTGCAGGCTCATGGCAGCGACGCGTCATCCGAGAGCCCGCTCGAGTTGGTGAATCGGCTGAATGCGCCGGTGCTTGGATTGTACGGCGGCGATGACAGTTCGATTCAAATGGCGGAAATCGAGCAGATGCGCGCGGCGTTGAAGGCGGCGGGCAAGCCGTCGGAAATCGTGGTCTATCCCGACACGCCGCACGGCTTCAACGCGGACTATCGCGACAGCTATCGGCCCGCGGCGGCAAAAGACGGATGGAAGCGGATGGAGGCATGGTTCAAGCAGCACGGCGTCGGCTGA
- a CDS encoding glyoxalase/bleomycin resistance/extradiol dioxygenase family protein, which yields MNGDAKHVQEGFTAITPYLFGDVQLIEFLKQAFGAELIGGGTPDPSGLHSELQIGDAKVMVGSGWFADSSMAAATWVYVPQVDATYKRALELGATSLREPADMTWGDRVCGIKDRCGNTWWIATHKSPK from the coding sequence ATGAATGGCGATGCAAAACATGTTCAGGAAGGCTTCACGGCAATCACGCCATATCTGTTCGGCGACGTTCAATTGATCGAATTTCTGAAGCAGGCATTTGGCGCCGAGCTAATCGGCGGAGGAACGCCGGATCCGTCGGGGCTTCATTCGGAACTGCAGATCGGCGACGCGAAAGTGATGGTTGGCTCGGGATGGTTTGCGGATTCATCGATGGCGGCGGCGACGTGGGTTTACGTTCCGCAAGTCGATGCGACATATAAGCGCGCGCTCGAACTTGGCGCGACGTCGCTCAGGGAGCCGGCCGACATGACCTGGGGCGACCGCGTGTGCGGAATCAAGGATCGATGCGGCAATACGTGGTGGATCGCAACGCACAAAAGTCCCAAGTGA
- a CDS encoding VOC family protein, which translates to MAAKVNPVPDPANPLAPCLSVSNAAESIDFYQRAFGATESYRLMMPDGRIGHAELRIGAATIMLADEFPEMGLLSPKSQSIARSPVALHLYVEDVDAVYDRAIAAGATSVKAPETEFFGERNAHLTDPSGHLWFISSQVEVVAPEEMQRRLDGAMKQGG; encoded by the coding sequence ATGGCTGCAAAAGTGAATCCTGTCCCGGACCCGGCGAATCCGCTGGCGCCGTGTCTCAGCGTGAGCAACGCCGCCGAGTCGATCGACTTTTACCAACGTGCGTTTGGTGCAACGGAGAGTTACAGATTGATGATGCCCGACGGAAGAATCGGCCATGCGGAACTCAGGATTGGCGCGGCGACGATCATGCTGGCCGACGAGTTTCCCGAGATGGGGCTGCTGAGTCCCAAGTCACAATCGATCGCGCGCTCGCCGGTCGCGCTTCATCTGTATGTCGAGGATGTCGATGCGGTTTACGATCGCGCGATCGCCGCAGGCGCAACGTCGGTGAAAGCGCCCGAAACGGAGTTCTTCGGCGAGCGCAATGCTCATCTGACGGACCCGTCGGGGCATCTGTGGTTCATCTCGAGCCAGGTCGAGGTGGTGGCGCCGGAGGAGATGCAGCGCCGCCTCGACGGGGCAATGAAGCAAGGCGGGTGA
- a CDS encoding OmpA family protein gives MQTAQVGNAPEAGIAAHPDEKIRLEGLRFKADGASLRPNSKPVLDAAVEILKSEPNKKVYVDAYCEPSGGKEANLRLSQKRAENVKAYLETQGIASDRLIPRGFGAENFVASNDSPQTRKQNRRIELIPFTN, from the coding sequence GTGCAGACGGCCCAGGTCGGTAACGCGCCCGAGGCAGGAATCGCGGCGCATCCTGATGAGAAGATTCGGCTCGAAGGCCTGCGCTTCAAGGCGGATGGCGCGAGCCTGCGCCCGAATTCGAAGCCGGTCCTCGACGCGGCGGTGGAAATCTTGAAGAGCGAGCCGAACAAGAAAGTTTACGTGGACGCCTACTGCGAGCCGAGCGGCGGCAAGGAAGCAAACCTGCGGCTCTCGCAGAAGCGCGCCGAGAACGTGAAGGCCTACCTTGAGACGCAAGGGATCGCGTCAGATCGCCTGATCCCGCGCGGATTCGGCGCCGAGAATTTCGTCGCGAGCAACGATTCTCCGCAGACGCGCAAGCAGAACCGGCGAATCGAGCTGATCCCGTTCACGAACTGA
- a CDS encoding IclR family transcriptional regulator, producing the protein MIDRVLALLEILAANGPAMTLAELARRVELPKSTALRLLAVLQRHRFVERESSTGDYRLGLKLFELGSQAAAQFDFGDRAQPYLDRLMSSTGESVFLSVLDGADVRGEPLDCGHFIPEEAPEALADRLLAFFGDTAIR; encoded by the coding sequence GTGATCGATCGCGTCCTCGCGCTGCTCGAAATTCTCGCCGCCAACGGTCCCGCGATGACGCTCGCCGAGCTTGCCCGCCGCGTCGAATTGCCCAAGAGCACCGCGCTCAGATTGCTCGCCGTCTTGCAGCGCCATCGCTTCGTCGAGCGGGAATCCAGCACCGGCGACTACCGCCTCGGATTGAAGCTGTTCGAGCTCGGCAGCCAGGCCGCCGCGCAGTTCGATTTCGGCGATCGCGCCCAGCCCTACCTCGACCGCCTGATGTCCTCGACCGGCGAGTCCGTCTTCCTCTCGGTGCTCGACGGCGCCGACGTGCGCGGCGAGCCGCTCGATTGCGGACATTTCATCCCGGAGGAAGCGCCCGAGGCGCTCGCCGATCGATTGCTCGCGTTCTTCGGCGACACCGCGATTCGATGA
- a CDS encoding carboxymuconolactone decarboxylase family protein, producing MADDLAKKGMELRAKLWGEKAANDGNEFLKKFDEGFATFLNEQLFGAIWNRPGLPTRTRSMLTLTALMALGRGPELRLHMRGALNIGITPDELKELIVHVSQYSGVPTAVEAIRAFNEITAPPK from the coding sequence ATGGCTGACGATCTCGCAAAAAAGGGAATGGAACTTCGCGCCAAACTGTGGGGCGAGAAAGCCGCGAATGATGGCAATGAATTTCTAAAGAAATTCGACGAAGGCTTTGCCACCTTCTTGAACGAGCAACTGTTCGGCGCGATCTGGAATCGCCCCGGACTGCCGACCAGGACGCGCTCGATGCTGACGCTCACCGCGCTGATGGCGCTCGGCCGCGGTCCCGAACTGCGATTGCACATGCGCGGCGCACTGAACATCGGCATCACGCCGGACGAACTCAAGGAACTGATCGTCCACGTCTCGCAGTACAGCGGCGTCCCCACCGCGGTCGAAGCGATCCGCGCATTCAACGAGATAACCGCGCCGCCGAAATAG
- a CDS encoding NAD(P)-dependent oxidoreductase: MRIGFIGLGNMGGPMALNLLKAGHTLAVHDIERDRARAHLEGGARWAASPADAAGSSELVFTSLPGPKEVEAVALGADGILQRIDATCIYADLSTNSPTVIRRIHASFARKGVAMLDAPVSGGIAGARAATLSVMVGGDESAYRRIKPALDAIGDKVAYIGAIGSGSVAKLVHNMIVFGSVQLLAEAFTMGVKAGVPAETLVSAVENGAYGQGAMLRGVMRKMVLRDNFDRVAFTLRLARKDLGLATELAREIDVPMPLANIVEQDLVEAIARGLGDKDSSVSFTLQEGRAGVKVRS; encoded by the coding sequence ATGAGAATTGGATTTATCGGCTTGGGCAATATGGGCGGGCCAATGGCGCTCAATCTGCTGAAAGCGGGCCACACATTGGCGGTGCACGACATCGAGCGGGATCGCGCCCGCGCCCATCTCGAAGGTGGCGCGCGATGGGCTGCGTCGCCTGCCGACGCCGCCGGATCCAGCGAACTGGTATTCACTTCGCTGCCCGGACCGAAAGAAGTCGAAGCAGTCGCGCTCGGTGCAGACGGGATCCTGCAACGAATCGACGCGACCTGCATCTACGCCGACCTCTCGACCAATTCGCCGACAGTGATACGGCGCATCCACGCGAGTTTCGCGCGCAAGGGAGTCGCGATGCTCGACGCGCCCGTCAGCGGCGGCATCGCCGGCGCGCGCGCCGCAACCTTGTCGGTGATGGTCGGCGGCGACGAATCCGCCTATCGCAGGATCAAGCCGGCGCTCGACGCGATTGGCGACAAGGTGGCGTACATCGGCGCGATCGGCTCCGGCAGCGTCGCTAAGCTGGTTCATAACATGATCGTTTTCGGCAGCGTGCAGCTTTTGGCCGAGGCGTTTACGATGGGCGTCAAGGCCGGCGTGCCCGCCGAGACTCTGGTGAGCGCGGTCGAGAACGGCGCATACGGCCAGGGCGCGATGCTGCGCGGCGTGATGCGCAAAATGGTACTGCGCGATAACTTCGATCGCGTCGCGTTCACGCTCAGGCTCGCGCGCAAGGACCTCGGACTCGCGACCGAGCTCGCGCGCGAAATCGACGTGCCGATGCCGCTCGCGAACATCGTCGAGCAGGACCTGGTCGAGGCTATCGCGCGCGGCCTCGGCGACAAGGATTCATCGGTATCATTCACGCTGCAGGAAGGTCGCGCCGGCGTCAAAGTGCGCAGCTAG
- a CDS encoding NAD(P)/FAD-dependent oxidoreductase: MPANFDVVVIGAGAAGLMCAITAAQRGRCVLLLEHNDQAGAKILISGGGRCNFTNLEVAPERFLSANPHFCKSALSRYTQRDFITMVERHRIPYHEKTLGQLFCDRSARDILAMLLDESAAAGVDLRVKHRVTSITRSDRFRIDTGQGTFTARALVLATGGLSIPKMGATDFAYETARRFDLPVIEPRPGLVPLRFSGTTLDLCRELTGVSADAIVSCGRTSFRESILFTHRGLSGPAILQISSYWREGESIAIDLVPPLDAHSFLKDRKRTRPKAELKTVLAEMLPARLASAISDAVPHEGPIANLPDRHLTSVAARLKRWSVTPVGTEGWPKAEVTVGGIDTDALSSKTMEARTVPGLFIIGEAVDVTGWLGGYNFQWAWSSGWVAGQAI, encoded by the coding sequence TTGCCCGCCAACTTTGACGTAGTCGTCATCGGCGCCGGGGCGGCCGGGTTAATGTGCGCGATCACGGCGGCTCAGCGCGGACGCTGCGTACTGCTGCTCGAGCACAACGATCAAGCCGGCGCAAAAATCCTCATCTCCGGCGGCGGCCGCTGCAACTTCACCAATCTCGAGGTCGCACCCGAGCGCTTCCTCTCCGCCAATCCGCATTTCTGCAAGTCCGCGCTCAGCCGCTACACGCAGCGCGATTTCATAACGATGGTCGAGCGCCATCGGATCCCGTATCACGAGAAAACTCTGGGCCAGCTTTTCTGCGATCGCTCCGCGCGCGATATCCTCGCGATGCTGCTAGATGAATCCGCCGCCGCCGGCGTCGATCTGCGCGTGAAGCATCGCGTCACATCGATCACGCGAAGCGATCGTTTTCGCATCGATACTGGCCAGGGTACGTTCACGGCACGGGCGCTGGTGTTGGCCACCGGCGGACTCTCGATCCCAAAGATGGGCGCGACCGATTTTGCTTACGAGACGGCGCGCCGTTTCGATTTGCCCGTGATCGAGCCGCGGCCGGGGCTTGTCCCGCTGAGGTTCTCAGGCACGACGCTCGACCTATGCCGGGAACTCACCGGTGTCTCCGCCGACGCGATCGTTTCGTGCGGCCGCACGAGCTTTCGCGAGAGCATCCTCTTCACTCATCGCGGATTGTCGGGCCCCGCCATCCTGCAGATTTCATCTTACTGGCGCGAAGGTGAATCGATCGCGATCGATCTTGTTCCGCCGCTCGACGCCCACTCGTTTCTGAAGGATCGCAAGCGTACGCGCCCGAAGGCCGAACTCAAAACCGTGCTCGCCGAAATGTTGCCGGCCAGGCTCGCGTCCGCAATCTCAGACGCGGTTCCGCACGAAGGACCGATCGCCAATCTTCCCGATCGCCACCTGACTTCCGTCGCCGCGCGACTGAAACGCTGGTCAGTTACGCCAGTCGGTACAGAAGGATGGCCCAAAGCGGAGGTCACCGTCGGCGGCATCGACACCGATGCGCTGTCGTCCAAAACGATGGAAGCGCGCACCGTGCCCGGCCTCTTCATAATCGGCGAAGCGGTTGACGTGACGGGATGGCTCGGCGGCTACAATTTTCAATGGGCGTGGTCGAGCGGCTGGGTTGCGGGTCAAGCGATCTGA
- a CDS encoding carboxylesterase/lipase family protein gives MAQHVLVDTAGGKVRGITEGGINIFKGIPYGAAPNGAHRFMPPARPAPWSGVRDALAFGPRAMQSDDAFALSPELLKLFATEPLSMSEDCLVLNVWTPAVNDHRKRPVMFWCHGGAFIAGSGSSGWYDGGNLAAKGDVVVVTINHRLGAFGYLHLEELGGADFASSGNAGMLDIVAALEWARDNIAAFGGDSGNVTIFGESGGGAKVSVLMAMPAAHGLFHKAIIQSGPAVQMASREDGAETAREVLAELGLGKERTSELRTIPAERLLSAQAAVLRKFSVMSFANRRRVGFNPVVDGKHLPAGPFEPVAPAISAQVPLMIGTNKDEMTLFFGLAPWLDGLDAAAMRDRVQMMVGDRADHLIEGYTKARPHDSRRDIVLAIATDQSMRIPSLIIADRKVAQHAAPVFVYMFTWETPALNGVLKSPHALEIPFVFDTVKTSALCGDAPTRFALAERMSRTWIAFARTGDPNNDQIPAWPAYSTENRPTMMFDNECRVQNDPYSAERLVWSSQ, from the coding sequence ATGGCACAACACGTTTTGGTCGATACGGCTGGCGGTAAAGTTCGCGGAATCACGGAAGGCGGGATCAACATTTTTAAGGGCATCCCGTATGGCGCGGCTCCCAACGGCGCGCATCGCTTCATGCCACCCGCACGACCAGCGCCGTGGTCCGGCGTGCGCGACGCGCTCGCCTTCGGACCGCGCGCGATGCAGAGCGACGACGCGTTCGCGCTCTCGCCCGAATTGCTGAAGCTGTTCGCGACCGAGCCGCTCTCGATGAGCGAGGACTGCCTCGTCCTCAACGTATGGACGCCCGCAGTGAACGACCATCGCAAACGCCCCGTGATGTTCTGGTGCCACGGCGGCGCATTCATCGCGGGCTCCGGTTCGTCGGGCTGGTACGACGGCGGCAATCTCGCCGCCAAGGGCGACGTGGTGGTCGTCACGATCAATCATCGCCTCGGCGCATTCGGCTACTTGCATCTCGAGGAACTCGGCGGAGCTGACTTCGCGTCGTCGGGCAACGCCGGGATGCTCGATATCGTCGCGGCGCTCGAATGGGCGCGCGACAATATCGCGGCGTTCGGCGGCGACTCCGGCAACGTGACGATCTTCGGCGAGTCCGGCGGCGGCGCAAAAGTCAGCGTGCTGATGGCGATGCCCGCGGCGCACGGTCTCTTTCATAAGGCGATCATCCAGAGCGGACCGGCGGTGCAGATGGCGAGCCGCGAAGACGGCGCCGAGACCGCGCGAGAGGTCCTGGCTGAACTCGGCCTCGGCAAAGAGCGCACGAGCGAGCTTCGCACAATCCCGGCGGAGCGGCTTCTGAGCGCGCAAGCGGCGGTGCTGAGGAAGTTCAGCGTGATGTCTTTTGCCAATCGCCGCCGCGTCGGATTCAATCCAGTGGTCGATGGCAAGCATCTGCCGGCGGGACCGTTCGAGCCCGTCGCTCCAGCGATCTCAGCGCAGGTGCCGCTGATGATCGGCACCAACAAGGACGAGATGACGCTGTTCTTCGGACTTGCGCCGTGGCTCGACGGATTGGATGCGGCGGCGATGCGCGATCGAGTGCAAATGATGGTCGGCGATCGCGCCGATCACCTGATCGAAGGCTACACCAAAGCGCGTCCGCACGACTCGCGACGCGACATCGTGCTCGCGATCGCGACCGATCAGTCGATGCGAATCCCGTCGCTCATCATCGCGGATCGCAAGGTCGCGCAACACGCGGCGCCGGTCTTCGTGTACATGTTCACGTGGGAGACGCCGGCGCTGAACGGCGTACTCAAGTCGCCGCACGCGCTCGAAATCCCGTTCGTGTTCGACACCGTCAAAACTTCGGCACTGTGCGGCGACGCGCCCACCCGGTTCGCGCTCGCCGAAAGGATGAGCCGGACGTGGATCGCATTCGCGCGCACCGGCGATCCCAACAACGACCAGATACCAGCGTGGCCCGCCTATTCGACCGAGAATCGGCCGACGATGATGTTCGACAACGAGTGCCGCGTCCAGAACGATCCGTACAGCGCCGAGCGACTCGTATGGAGCAGTCAGTAG